The following proteins come from a genomic window of Ictidomys tridecemlineatus isolate mIctTri1 chromosome 9, mIctTri1.hap1, whole genome shotgun sequence:
- the LOC144366793 gene encoding sphingosine 1-phosphate receptor 3-like isoform X1, translating into MATVLPPGPQPTSGNETLQVHYNYVGKLEGRLKDPSQGGSTLTTIFFLVVCSFIILENLMVLIAIWKNNKFHHRMYFFIGNLALCDLLAGIVYQVNILMSGKKTFSLSLTVWFIREGSMFVALGASTCSLLTIAIERHLTMIKMRPYDANKKHRVFLLIGMCWLIAFSLGALPILGWNCLQNLPDCSTILPLYSKKYIAFCISIFIAILVTIVILYARIYFLVKPSSRMVANHNNSERSMALLRTVVIVVSVFIACWSPLFILFLVDVACRAKECSILFKDQWFIMLAVLNSAMNPVIYTLASKEMRHAFFCLVCNCLVRGKGARASPMQPALDPSRSKSSTSNNSSHSPKIKDGLPHPAATSCIIDGNRTLQNGILCK; encoded by the coding sequence ATGGCCACCGTGCTCCCTCCGGGTCCCCAGCCGACCTCTGGGAATGAGACTCTGCAGGTACATTACAACTACGTGGGGAAGCTGGAGGGCAGGCTGAAGGACCCCTCCCAGGGTGGCAGCACGCTCACCACCATCTTCTTCTTGGTCGTCTGCAGCTTCATCATCTTGGAGAACCTGATGGTTTTGATTGCCATCtggaaaaacaataaatttcaccACCGCATGTACTTTTTCATCGGCAACCTGGCTCTGTGCGACCTGCTGGCCGGTATAGTCTACCAGGTCAACATTCTGATGTCCGGCAAGAAGACGTTCAGCCTGTCCCTGACGGTCTGGTTCATCAGGGAGGGCAGTATGTTTGTGGCCCTCGGGGCGTCCACCTGCAGCTTGCTGACCATTGCCATAGAGCGGCACTTGACCATGATCAAGATGAGGCCCTACGATGCCAACAAGAAGCACCGGGTCTTCCTTCTGATCGGGATGTGCTGGCTCATTGCCTTCTCTCTGGGTGCCTTGCCCATCCTGGGCTggaactgcctgcagaacctcCCGGACTGCTCCACCATCCTTCCCCTCTACTCCAAGAAGTACATTGCCTTCTGCATCAGCATCTTCATCGCCATCCTGGTGACCATCGTCATCCTGTACGCACGCATCTACTTCCTGGTCAAGCCCAGTAGCCGCATGGTGGCCAATCACAACAACTCGGAGCGGTCCATGGCCCTGCTGCGAACGGTGGTGATCGTGGTGAGTGTGTTCATCGCCTGCTGGTCGCCcctcttcatcctcttcctcGTAGATGTGGCCTGCAGGGCCAAGGAGTGCTCCATCCTCTTCAAGGACCAGTGGTTCATCATGCTGGCGGTCCTCAACTCCGCCATGAACCCCGTCATCTACACGCTGGCCAGCAAGGAGATGCGGCACGCCTTTTTCTGTCTGGTCTGCAACTGCCTGGTCAGGGGCAAGGGGGCCCGCGCCTCGCCCATGCAGCCGGCTCTGGACCCAAGCAGAAGCAAATCCAGCACCAGCAACAACAGCAGCCACTCCCCAAAGATCAAGGATGGCCTGCCCCACCCAGCCGCCACATCCTGCATCATTGACGGAAACAGAACACTCCAGAATGGGATCCTCTGCAAGTGA
- the LOC144366793 gene encoding sphingosine 1-phosphate receptor 3-like isoform X2: MRLCSFIILENLMVLIAIWKNNKFHHRMYFFIGNLALCDLLAGIVYQVNILMSGKKTFSLSLTVWFIREGSMFVALGASTCSLLTIAIERHLTMIKMRPYDANKKHRVFLLIGMCWLIAFSLGALPILGWNCLQNLPDCSTILPLYSKKYIAFCISIFIAILVTIVILYARIYFLVKPSSRMVANHNNSERSMALLRTVVIVVSVFIACWSPLFILFLVDVACRAKECSILFKDQWFIMLAVLNSAMNPVIYTLASKEMRHAFFCLVCNCLVRGKGARASPMQPALDPSRSKSSTSNNSSHSPKIKDGLPHPAATSCIIDGNRTLQNGILCK; encoded by the exons ATGAGACTCTGCAG CTTCATCATCTTGGAGAACCTGATGGTTTTGATTGCCATCtggaaaaacaataaatttcaccACCGCATGTACTTTTTCATCGGCAACCTGGCTCTGTGCGACCTGCTGGCCGGTATAGTCTACCAGGTCAACATTCTGATGTCCGGCAAGAAGACGTTCAGCCTGTCCCTGACGGTCTGGTTCATCAGGGAGGGCAGTATGTTTGTGGCCCTCGGGGCGTCCACCTGCAGCTTGCTGACCATTGCCATAGAGCGGCACTTGACCATGATCAAGATGAGGCCCTACGATGCCAACAAGAAGCACCGGGTCTTCCTTCTGATCGGGATGTGCTGGCTCATTGCCTTCTCTCTGGGTGCCTTGCCCATCCTGGGCTggaactgcctgcagaacctcCCGGACTGCTCCACCATCCTTCCCCTCTACTCCAAGAAGTACATTGCCTTCTGCATCAGCATCTTCATCGCCATCCTGGTGACCATCGTCATCCTGTACGCACGCATCTACTTCCTGGTCAAGCCCAGTAGCCGCATGGTGGCCAATCACAACAACTCGGAGCGGTCCATGGCCCTGCTGCGAACGGTGGTGATCGTGGTGAGTGTGTTCATCGCCTGCTGGTCGCCcctcttcatcctcttcctcGTAGATGTGGCCTGCAGGGCCAAGGAGTGCTCCATCCTCTTCAAGGACCAGTGGTTCATCATGCTGGCGGTCCTCAACTCCGCCATGAACCCCGTCATCTACACGCTGGCCAGCAAGGAGATGCGGCACGCCTTTTTCTGTCTGGTCTGCAACTGCCTGGTCAGGGGCAAGGGGGCCCGCGCCTCGCCCATGCAGCCGGCTCTGGACCCAAGCAGAAGCAAATCCAGCACCAGCAACAACAGCAGCCACTCCCCAAAGATCAAGGATGGCCTGCCCCACCCAGCCGCCACATCCTGCATCATTGACGGAAACAGAACACTCCAGAATGGGATCCTCTGCAAGTGA